From Oryza sativa Japonica Group chromosome 4, ASM3414082v1, one genomic window encodes:
- the LOC4334939 gene encoding uncharacterized protein — protein MAILREFGTIEGMENLLPEDVLSNIIHRLAPRYLAISRCVCKTWCTIIEAHNLLHVDLLPRPLCGIFINFNELSMSEFFSRPSKGPTVSGNFDYLPCSSCIIDHCNGLLLFHKYVVNPATRQSAPLPPCPYMVVEHIFHREYLVFDPTLSPHFEVFMIPEIRRSNVWYNMLNSDDKLDPAIEELEWPPSPCILHVFSSRTKVWEERSFVREGEAAGNVSDMRLDHPYVPDTSVYVPDTSVYCRGVLYVYCQNKYVMRISLSNGKYQVIKPPSDCEGMAYTNLYLGKSMKGVYCAVRHLASRFLIYILDESSDRMEWVCKDSCSIQPCQIIDGPGPWTLQDINNQERGFEYEDGNNEAVVEDRFEWDSDNDNVIETNSRGSGGYINFLVDTTRRGRYNSGGYIDFLGFHPYKEVIFLSDSLRRGLAYHLNSSKIQDLGSLRPTNYGTEVGIQPFIQKFFPYSPWMGRFPEDN, from the exons GAGAATTTGGAACGATAGAGGGCATGGAAAACCTGCTACCTGAAGATGTGCTCAGCAACATCATCCACCGTCTTGCACCACGCTACCTTGCCATATCCCGCTGCGTCTGCAAGACCTGGTGTACCATCATCGAGGCCCACAACCTGCTGCATGTGGACCTCCTCCCACGGCCGTTGTGTGGAATCTTCATTAACTTTAATGAGTTAAGCATGTCAGAGTTCTTCTCCCGCCCCTCAAAAGGCCCAACGGTATCTGGCAACTTTGACTATTTGCCTTGCAGCTCCTGCATTATAGACCACTGCAATGGGCTTCTCTTGTTTCACAAGTATGTGGTTAACCCAGCCACACGACAGTCGGCGCCACTGCCCCCATGCCCATATATGGTCGTAGAGCACATTTTCCACAGGGAGTACCTTGTCTTCGACCCCACGTTGTCACCGCATTTTGAGGTATTCATGATCCCTGAGATCCGACGATCCAATGTGTGGTATAACATGTTGAATTCAGATGACAAGTTAGACCCTGCAATAGAGGAATTAGAATGGCCACCGTCGCCTTGCATCCTGCATGTGTTCTCATCAAGGACAAAGGTGTGGGAGGAGAGGTCATTTGTTCGAGAAGGGGAGGCTGCAGGGAATGTTTCTGACATGCGGTTGGATCACCCATATGTTCCAGACACTTCTGTTTATGTTCCAGACACTTCTGTTTATTGCCGGGGAGTACTTTATGTATATTGCCAAAACAAGTATGTTATGAG AATATCATTATCCAATGGGAAATATCAAGTAATCAAGCCACCTTCAGATTGTGAGGGGATGGCATACACAAATCTTTATTTGGGAAAATCAATGAAAGGGGTGTACTGTGCTGTGCGTCACTTGGCATCCCGTTTTTTGATCTATATTCTTGATGAATCGAGTGACAGAATGGAGTGGGTATGCAAGGATTCGTGTAGTATTCAGCCATGTCAAATAATTGACGGGCCTGGACCCTGGACTTTACAAGATATTAACAATCAGGAGCGGGGATTTGAGTATGAAGACGGTAACAATGAGGCAGTGGTAGAGGACAGGTTTGAATGGGACTCAGACAATGATAATGTTATTGAGACCAACAGCAGGGGATCTGGTGGTTATATTAATTTTCTTGTTGACACTACAAGGAGGGGCAGATATAACTCTGGTGGTTATATTGATTTTCTTGGATTTCACCCTTACAAGGAGGTTATCTTCTTGAGTGATTCGTTGAGAAGAGGATTGGCCTACCACTTAAATAGCTCAAAGATTCAAGACTTGGGCAGCCTCCGTCCAACAAATTATGGAACAGAGGTGGGCATTCAGCCATTTATACAAAAGTTTTTTCCATACTCACCTTGGATGGGACGGTTTCCAGAAGACAATTAA